The DNA sequence CGGAACCCCCCGCCGCACGACCCCGACGCCGAGGCGGCGGCGTACGAACGGGTACGCGCGCCGCGATCGGCGCCCCGCACCTGCGGACCGACCGCTGGTGGCTGGCCCCGGCCGCCACCGCGGCCGGGCTGCTCGCCTTCGTCGTCTACTCGACCTGGCGGGCCTTCGCCAACGCCGACTACTACGCCGCCCCGTACGTCTCGCCGTTCTACTCGCCGTGCCTGGCGGAGAACTGCGAGCCGATGAGGGCCGGACCGAACGCGGACCTGTTCGGCAGCTGGTGGGGCATCTCACCGGCGATCATCATCCTGATCTTCCCGCTCGGCTTCCGCCTGACCTGCTACTACTACCGCAAGGCCTACTACCGGGGCTTCTGGGCGTCCCCGCCGGCCTGCGCGGTCGCCGAACCGCACGCCCGGTACACCGGGGAGACCCGCTTCCCGCTGATCCTGCAGAACATCCACCGGTACTTCTTCTACGCGGCCCTGCCGGTGGCCGGCATCCTGACCTACGACACCGTGCTCGCCTTCCGGGACGAGCACTACGCGTGGGGGCACATGGGCCTCGGCACGCTGGTCTTCCTCGTCAACATCGTGCTGATCTGGGCGTACACCCTCTCCTGCCACTCCTGCCGGCACATCGTCGGCGGGAAGCTGAAGCACTTCTCGAAGCACCCGGTGCGCTACCGGATGTGGCGGTGGGTGGGCCGGCTGAACGCCCGGCACATGCAGCTCGCCTGGGCGTCGCTGGTCAGCGTGGCCCTCGCCGACCTCTACGTGTACCTCGTCGCGTCCGGTGCCTTCGACGATCCGCGCTTCTTCTAGCTGAGTGGGGACTTCACTGATGCCCGTGGTCGACCGGCAGGAATGGGACGTCGTCGTGGTCGGTGCGGGCGGCGCCGGACTGCGCGCCGCCATCGAGGCGCGCGAACGGGGCGCCCGTACGGCCGTGATCTGCAAGTCGCTCTTCGGCAAGGCGCACACGGTGATGGCCGAGGGCGGCATCGCGGCCGCGATGGGCAACGTCAACGCCGGGGACAACTGGCAGGTCCACTTCCGCGACACCCTGCGCGGCGGGAAGTTCCTCAACCAGTGGCGGATGGCCGAGCTGCACGCCCAGGAGGCGCCGCAGCGGGTGTGGGAGCTGGAGACCTGGGGCGCGCTGTTCGACCGGACGAAGGACGGCCGGATCTCGCAGCGCAACTTCGGCGGCCACGAGTACCCGCGCCTCGCGCACGTCGGCGACCGCACCGGCCTGGAGCTGATCCGCACGCTCCAGCAGAGGATCGTCGCCCTCCAGCAGGAGGACTTCCGCGAGACCGGCGACTACGAGTCCCGGCTGAAGGTCTTCCAGGAGTGCACGGTCACCCGCGTGCTGAAGGACGGGGAGAGGGTCTCGGGGGTCTTCGGCTACGAGCGGGAGTCCGGCCGCTTCTTCGTGCTGGAGGCGCCCGCCGTGGTGATCGCGACCGGCGGCATCGGCAAGTCGTTCAAGGTGACGTCGAACTCGTGGGAGTACACCGGCGACGGCCACGCGCTGGCGCTGCTCGCGGGCGCTCCCCTGCTGAACATGGAGTTCGTGCAGTTCCACCCGACGGGCATGGTCTGGCCGCCGTCGGTGAAGGGCATCCTCGTCACCGAGTCGGTGCGCGGCGACGGCGGGGTGCTGCGCAACGCCGAGGGCAAGCGGTTCATGTTCGACTACATCCCGGACGTCTTCAAGGACAAGTACGCCGAGTCCGAGGACGAGGGCGACCGCTGGTACGACGACCCGGACCACAACCGGCGCCCGCCCGAGCTGCTCCCGCGCGACGAGGTGGCCCGCGCGATCAACGCCGAGGTGAAGGCGGGCCGCGGCTCCCCGCACGGCGGGGTCTTCCTGGACGTGTCCACGCGGATGCCGGCCGAGGTGATCAAACGGCGGCTGCCGTCGATGTACCACCAGTTCAAGGAGCTGGCGGACGTCGACATCACGGCGGAGGCGATGGAGGTCGGGCCGACCTGCCACTACGTGATGGGCGGCATCGCCGTCGACTCCGACTCGGCCGCGGCGCGCGGGGTGCCGGGGCTGTTCGCGGCCGGTGAGGTGGCCGGCGGGATGCACGGCTCCAACCGGCTCGGCGGGAACTCGCTGTCCGACCTGCTGGTGTTCGGGCGCCGGGCCGGCCTGCACGCGGCGGAGTACGCGGGTGGGGCGGGGGCCGCGCGGCCCCGGGTGGACGACGTACAGGTCGACGCGGCCGCCGCGGAGGCCCTGCGCCCGTTCTCCGCGGAAGGGGAGGCACCGGGCGACGGCCCGCCGGAGAACCCGTACACCCTGCACCAGGAGCTCCAGCAGACGATGAACGACCTGGTCGGCATCATCCGGCGCGAGCACGAGATGGAGCGCGCCCTGGAGAAGCTGGCCGAGCTGCGGGCACGGGCCCGCCGGGCCGGGGTAGAGGGGCACCGGCAGTTCAACCCGGGCTGGCACCTCGCCCTGGACCTCAGGAACATGCTGCTGGTCAGCGAGTGCGTGGCCCGGGCGGCGCTGGAGCGCACCGAGTCGCGCGGCGGGCACACCCGCGAGGACCACGCGGCGATGGACCGCGCCTGGCGCAACGTCAACCTGCTGTGCACGCTGGCCGGCCCCGCGGACGGTGACCCGGTGCGCGGCCGGATCGCCCTGACCCGCGAGACCACCGAACCCATCCGCCCGGACCTGCTCGCCCTCTTCGAGAAGGAGGAGCTGGTCAAGTACCTCGCCGAAGAGGAGCTGTACGAGTGAGCAGCTACGAGGCCCGCTTCAAGGTGTGGCGCGGGGACGTCGGGGGCGGCGGCCTGGAGGACTTCGCGGTCGAGGTGAACGACGGCGAGGTGGTCCTCGACATCATCCACCGCCTCCAGGCCACCCAGGCCCCCGACCTCGCCGTGCGCTGGAACTGCAAGGCCGGCAAGTGCGGTTCGTGCTCGGCGGAGATCAACGGGCGCCCCCGGCTGCTGTGCATGACCCGGATGTCGGTGTTCGGGCGGGACGAGACGATCACCGTGACCCCGCTGCGGGCCTTCCCGGTGATCCGCGACCTGGTGACGGACGTCGGCTTCAACTACGCCAAGGCCCGCCAGGTCCCGGCCTTCGTGCCGCCCGAGGGGGTCGCACCGGGCGAGTACCGGATGATGCAGGAGGACGTGGACCGCTCGCAGGAGTTCCGCAAGTGCATCGAGTGCTTCCTGTGCCAGGACACCTGCCACGTGGTGCGCGACCACGAGGAGAACAAGCAGGCGTTCGCGGGACCGCGCTTCCTGATGCGGGTCGCGGAACTCGACATGCACCCGCTGGACGCGGCCGAGGAGAGCGGCCTGGACCGCGGGCGCGCCGCCCAGGACGAACACGGCCTCGGCTACTGCAACATCACCAAGTGCTGCACGGAGGTCTGCCCCGAGGGGATCAGGATCACGGACAACGCGCTGATCCCGTTGAAGGAGCGGGCCGTCGACCGCAAGTACGACCCGCTGGTGTGGCTGGGCGACAGGATCCGGCGGCGTACCTGAGCCCCGGTCACGGCGCGTCGAGCCAGCCCTCCCGGTAGGCCTTCCAGTCCGCCTCCGTCGCCGCGAAGTCGACGTACAGGGCGACGCCGAAGCGGGCGCGGTCGGCGTCGGTGCGGGACAGGCCGAGGCGGACACCCCGGACGGCGGCGGGCACGGTCTCGGCGTGGGCCCAGTGGCCGAACCGGTTCTCCTTGAAGAAGGGAAGGCCCATCAGCAGGTCGGTGGAGGGCGGGGTGACCTCCAGGGCTAGGGCGGTCTGCTGGGCGACGTACCCGCCGTAGGTGCCCTCCAGGGGCTGGATGGTGTCGTACGACATCACGGCGATCTGGTCGACGCGGCGGGCCACCTGCCCGAAGTACTCCTGGGACCACCACTTGGGGTGGCCGGTGAGCGTGCCCCAGAAGGAGTGGAAGGCGGGGAGCGGGTCGATCTGGTGGGCGGCGACGGAGAGCGGGACGTCGCGCGAGGCCGTCTCCTCGTGCAGGGCGTCCAGGAGCTTCAGGTAGTTGCCGTCGCCTGAGTGCAGGGGCTCCAGGTCGAAGTGGACACCGTCGTAACCGGTGTCCAGGATCTCGCGGGTGGAGCGGAGGATCGCGGCGCGGGACCCGGCGCGCTCCAGGTGCAGGGCCTCGGGGTGCTCGGGGGCGAGGATGTCGCCGAGCCAGGCCTGCACGCGGACCCCGGGCAGCTCCCGGTGGACGGCGTCGATGAACCAGCGCGCGCGGGGGTAGGCCGACTTCGGCAGGGTGCCGTCGTGCTCCAGCGGGCCGGAGTGGACGTACAGGTCGCGGATGCCGGTGCCGTCGAGGCGGCGGGCGAGGGCGGTGACGTCAGCGTCCTTCTTCCGCCCGTCGACCCAGGCGTGCCCGAGCCAGAGGGCGTCCCGGTCGCGGGTGCGGGTGCCGTCCGCCGGGTCGCCGGTGAAGTTGATCCACAGGGCCGTCTCGGCGGTGAGGACGGGCACGAGGAGGACGAGGACCAGCGCGAGGGCGATGCGCCGGAGCCGGCGCGCCCAGGGGCGGCGGCGTTCCGGTTCCGGCGCGGACGGGCTGCCGTCGGGGCCGGGCGGGCCGTCCAGGCCGTCCCGTTCCGCGGCTTCCCGGGGGCCGTTCTCGGCCTCGGTGTCCTCCGGTTCCCGCGCCCGTGTGTGCTCCATCCGCGGCCTCCCCACCCTCGGCCGGCCGTGTGACCGGTGTTGGGGGAGAGGACGACGCGTACGGGTGTTCGGTTCCGGCGTGTGGTGGTCAGAACAGGCTGAGCAGGGCCTCCGCCGGGTCGGTGAGGCTGGTGTCGGGACCGGGCAGCGGCAGTTCGAACCAGACCGTCTTGCCCCGGGGCGTACGGCGGGAGCCCCAGGCCGCGCTGAGCAGGCCGACGAGCTGGAGGCCCCGGCCGCCCTCGTCGGTGTCGCGGGCACGGCGCCGGCGGGGCTGGACCAGTCCCGAGTCCCAGACCTCGCAGACCAGGGTGCGGTCGAGGAGGAGACGGAGCCTGATCTCGCCCTCGCCGTAGCGCAGGGCGTTGGTGACCAGCTCGCTGACCAGCAGCTCGGTGGTGTCGACCAGGGGCTCCATGTCCCAGCCGGTCAGTTGCGCGCGGGCGTACTCGCGGGCCCGGCCCACGCTGCGCGGCTCGCGGGGCAGGGTCCAGTCGCCGACGGACTCGGCGGGCAGTCCCTGGACACGTGCCATCAGCAGGGCGATGTCGTCCTCGCCGTGGTGGGTGTCGAGGGTGTTGAGGACGTGATCGCAGACGTCCTCCAGGTTCGGGTGGGCTCCGGCGCCCGGCGCGGTCGCCGGGGGGTGGCCGGGTGACGGGCGGACGGGGTCCGTCAGGGCGCCCACGAAGGCCTGGAGGCCCTCGTCGAGGGGGTGGTCGCGGCTTTCGACGAGGCCGTCCGTGTAGAGGGCGAGCAGGGCACCCTCGGGCAGTTCGACCTCCACCTCCTCGAAGGGCTCCCCGCCGACCCCGAGCGGCATGCCGGGCGGCACGTCCAGCATCAGCGCGGGCTCGCCCGGTTCCACCAGGACCGGCGGCAGGTGGCCCGCGTTGGCGAAGGTGCAGCGCCTGGTCACCGAGTCGTAGACGGCGTAGACGCAGGTCGCCAGGTAGACCTCGGAGAGGTCGGCCTCGCGGGGGCGGCGGGCGGCGCGGGTCGCCTGCTGGACGCCTCCCGCGGAGCCGAAGGCCTGGGAGGGCCCGCCGGGTGCGCCCAGTCCCCGGGCGATCTCGTCCAACTGGGCGAGCACCTCGGCCGGTTCGAGGTCGAGCTGGGCCAGGGTGCGCACGGCGGTGCGCAGTTCGCCCATCGCCACCGCGGCGCGCAGACCGCGCCCCATGACGTCGCCGACGACCAGCGCCGTGCGGTGTCCGGGCAGTTCGATGACGTCGAACCAGTCGCCGCCGACCTCGCTGGGCCGGCCGGTGGCCGCGTTGCCGGGGAGGTAGCGGCAGGCGATGTCGAGGCCGGAGGCCTCCGGGTCGCCGGGCGGGAGCAGCGACCGTTGCAGTATCAGCGCGCGTTCGTGCTCGCGCCGGTAGAGGCGGGCGTTGTCGATGCAGACGGCGGCGCGCGCGGCCAGTTCCACCGCGAGGTCGCGGTCGCGGTCGCCGAACGGCTCGCTGCCCTTGGTGCGGGCGAACTGCGCGAGGCCCACCACCGTGTCGTGGGCGACCATCGGCACGGCGAGCGTGGACTGCACCAGGCCGCCCTCCTCGCCGGGCACGGCCTGCGGGCGGGCGGTGCGCAGGGCGTCCGCGCAGGGCGAGTTGAACGGGTAGTGGTGGACGGCGCCGAGCTTCACGTGCTCCCCGGTGCCGGTGAACGGCGCCTCGGAGACGGCGCTGGCGAAGGCGACGCGGCGCACCTCCGCGCTGCCGTCGGCGAGGCCGGGCGGGGTCTCGTCGCCGGCCAGCAGCCCCTGGTACAGGTCGACGGTGGCCAGGTCGCAGAAGCCGGGGACGACGACGTCGAGGAGTTCGCGGGCGGTGGTCTCCAGGTCGAGGGAGTTCCCTATCCGGGCGCCCGCCTCGTTGAGCAGGGCGAGATTGCGCCGGGCGGCGGCGGCCTCGCGGGCGGCGGCGCGGCGGGCGGTGATGTCGGTGCCGAGCCAGGCGATGCCGATGGGGCGTCCGCTGCCGCTGTGCACGCGGTAGAGGTTGACCGACCAGTGGCGGCGCTCGTCGGAGTCCGGCACGAAGCCGGTGACGTGCATGTCCGTGATGGAGTCGCCGGTCTCCAGCACCCGGCGCAGGGTGGCGGCGACCCGCTCGGCCTCGCCGCGCGGCAGGTAGTCGTGCACGCCCTTGCCGCGGTGGTCGTCGGGGGTGCCGCCGAAGATGGACGCGAACCGCTGGTTGGCGCGGCGCACCCGCAGGTCGGGGTCGATCAGCAGGAAGCCGAAGGGAGATTGGCCGAATATGGCCTGCGAGGCGGCGAGGTCGGTCTCGATGCGGCGCAGGGTGCGGACGTCGACGACGATGCAGACGGCGGCCTTCTCGCCCTCCTCGGTGCGCGTCGGCATGACGTAGACCTCGGCCAGGCCCTCCCGGTCGCGCTCGTCCGCCACCGCCGAGTCCACGGGCAGCCGGAAGGGCACCACTCCGGTCCACTCCCGGCCGTCGAGGATCTCGGCCATCTTGCGCTGGCCGCGCTCCCGGCGGACGGGTTCGAGGAACGCCTC is a window from the Streptomyces capillispiralis genome containing:
- a CDS encoding succinate dehydrogenase/fumarate reductase iron-sulfur subunit, whose translation is MSSYEARFKVWRGDVGGGGLEDFAVEVNDGEVVLDIIHRLQATQAPDLAVRWNCKAGKCGSCSAEINGRPRLLCMTRMSVFGRDETITVTPLRAFPVIRDLVTDVGFNYAKARQVPAFVPPEGVAPGEYRMMQEDVDRSQEFRKCIECFLCQDTCHVVRDHEENKQAFAGPRFLMRVAELDMHPLDAAEESGLDRGRAAQDEHGLGYCNITKCCTEVCPEGIRITDNALIPLKERAVDRKYDPLVWLGDRIRRRT
- a CDS encoding glycoside hydrolase family 18 protein, translated to MEHTRAREPEDTEAENGPREAAERDGLDGPPGPDGSPSAPEPERRRPWARRLRRIALALVLVLLVPVLTAETALWINFTGDPADGTRTRDRDALWLGHAWVDGRKKDADVTALARRLDGTGIRDLYVHSGPLEHDGTLPKSAYPRARWFIDAVHRELPGVRVQAWLGDILAPEHPEALHLERAGSRAAILRSTREILDTGYDGVHFDLEPLHSGDGNYLKLLDALHEETASRDVPLSVAAHQIDPLPAFHSFWGTLTGHPKWWSQEYFGQVARRVDQIAVMSYDTIQPLEGTYGGYVAQQTALALEVTPPSTDLLMGLPFFKENRFGHWAHAETVPAAVRGVRLGLSRTDADRARFGVALYVDFAATEADWKAYREGWLDAP
- a CDS encoding fumarate reductase/succinate dehydrogenase flavoprotein subunit, coding for MPVVDRQEWDVVVVGAGGAGLRAAIEARERGARTAVICKSLFGKAHTVMAEGGIAAAMGNVNAGDNWQVHFRDTLRGGKFLNQWRMAELHAQEAPQRVWELETWGALFDRTKDGRISQRNFGGHEYPRLAHVGDRTGLELIRTLQQRIVALQQEDFRETGDYESRLKVFQECTVTRVLKDGERVSGVFGYERESGRFFVLEAPAVVIATGGIGKSFKVTSNSWEYTGDGHALALLAGAPLLNMEFVQFHPTGMVWPPSVKGILVTESVRGDGGVLRNAEGKRFMFDYIPDVFKDKYAESEDEGDRWYDDPDHNRRPPELLPRDEVARAINAEVKAGRGSPHGGVFLDVSTRMPAEVIKRRLPSMYHQFKELADVDITAEAMEVGPTCHYVMGGIAVDSDSAAARGVPGLFAAGEVAGGMHGSNRLGGNSLSDLLVFGRRAGLHAAEYAGGAGAARPRVDDVQVDAAAAEALRPFSAEGEAPGDGPPENPYTLHQELQQTMNDLVGIIRREHEMERALEKLAELRARARRAGVEGHRQFNPGWHLALDLRNMLLVSECVARAALERTESRGGHTREDHAAMDRAWRNVNLLCTLAGPADGDPVRGRIALTRETTEPIRPDLLALFEKEELVKYLAEEELYE
- a CDS encoding SpoIIE family protein phosphatase, yielding MSEIPAKATESEDPSGGAKGGAADGPVLGDAPSADAMWQTSPPGSMYDYIKVASFSIGPDGLVDQWSLRAEQIFGVPADRAVGMDPIEAFLEPVRRERGQRKMAEILDGREWTGVVPFRLPVDSAVADERDREGLAEVYVMPTRTEEGEKAAVCIVVDVRTLRRIETDLAASQAIFGQSPFGFLLIDPDLRVRRANQRFASIFGGTPDDHRGKGVHDYLPRGEAERVAATLRRVLETGDSITDMHVTGFVPDSDERRHWSVNLYRVHSGSGRPIGIAWLGTDITARRAAAREAAAARRNLALLNEAGARIGNSLDLETTARELLDVVVPGFCDLATVDLYQGLLAGDETPPGLADGSAEVRRVAFASAVSEAPFTGTGEHVKLGAVHHYPFNSPCADALRTARPQAVPGEEGGLVQSTLAVPMVAHDTVVGLAQFARTKGSEPFGDRDRDLAVELAARAAVCIDNARLYRREHERALILQRSLLPPGDPEASGLDIACRYLPGNAATGRPSEVGGDWFDVIELPGHRTALVVGDVMGRGLRAAVAMGELRTAVRTLAQLDLEPAEVLAQLDEIARGLGAPGGPSQAFGSAGGVQQATRAARRPREADLSEVYLATCVYAVYDSVTRRCTFANAGHLPPVLVEPGEPALMLDVPPGMPLGVGGEPFEEVEVELPEGALLALYTDGLVESRDHPLDEGLQAFVGALTDPVRPSPGHPPATAPGAGAHPNLEDVCDHVLNTLDTHHGEDDIALLMARVQGLPAESVGDWTLPREPRSVGRAREYARAQLTGWDMEPLVDTTELLVSELVTNALRYGEGEIRLRLLLDRTLVCEVWDSGLVQPRRRRARDTDEGGRGLQLVGLLSAAWGSRRTPRGKTVWFELPLPGPDTSLTDPAEALLSLF